The following proteins come from a genomic window of Mariniflexile sp. TRM1-10:
- a CDS encoding GH39 family glycosyl hydrolase, which translates to MIKFKFIFKIIFFIEIFFFQLGISAQTNPITIEIDVNEVLGTMNPIWAWWGYDEPNYTYMKDGKKLLSEMSSLSPVPVYVRTHSLLVTGEGTHALKWGSTNAYTEDEKGNPIYDWTIIDKIFDTYIERGMKPLAQIGFMPEALSIKPSPYRHYWKPGAKYSDIYTGWAYPPNDYKKWAELVFQWVKHSIERYGKEEVESWYWELWNEPNIGYWQGTTEEYIKLYDYTADAVKRALPTAKIGGPEVTGPSWDKSEEFLRTFLDHVLKGKNYVTGKVGTPIDFITFHAKGSPKVVDGFVQMNMGTQLRDISKGFEIIASYPEFKKLPIIIGESDPEGCAACSEADYPYNAYRNGTMYASYTAASFSRKYELADHYGVNLLGAVTWGFEFEDQPWYAGFRDMATNGVDKPVLNVFRMFGMMGGKRIKVNQDNLSYNYLKVRDESVRSENPDINALASKKEHSISVLVWNYHDKNDLNVPSSSIKILIDNIPATQVLLSHYRIDQELSNSYTLWKKMGSPQNPTKNQIENLVKAGQLHLYSSPEWMQVKTGKTKVNMELPRQAVSLITLEW; encoded by the coding sequence ATGATAAAATTCAAATTCATTTTTAAAATTATATTTTTCATTGAAATATTTTTTTTTCAGTTAGGTATTTCTGCCCAAACAAATCCCATAACAATAGAAATTGATGTAAATGAAGTATTAGGGACAATGAATCCCATTTGGGCTTGGTGGGGTTATGATGAACCAAACTATACTTATATGAAAGATGGTAAAAAATTGCTTTCAGAAATGTCATCTTTAAGTCCTGTTCCAGTATATGTCCGTACACATAGTTTGTTGGTTACTGGGGAAGGAACTCATGCCCTTAAATGGGGCTCAACTAATGCCTACACTGAGGACGAAAAAGGAAACCCTATTTATGACTGGACCATTATTGATAAAATATTTGACACCTATATTGAAAGGGGCATGAAGCCTCTGGCACAAATAGGTTTTATGCCAGAGGCCTTATCTATAAAACCATCTCCTTACAGACATTATTGGAAACCCGGAGCAAAATATAGCGATATATATACAGGTTGGGCCTATCCACCTAACGATTATAAAAAATGGGCTGAATTGGTTTTTCAATGGGTTAAACATTCTATTGAAAGATACGGCAAAGAAGAGGTTGAAAGCTGGTATTGGGAATTATGGAATGAACCTAATATAGGGTATTGGCAAGGCACTACAGAAGAGTATATTAAACTATATGATTACACAGCTGATGCTGTTAAACGTGCACTGCCTACTGCAAAAATTGGCGGCCCTGAAGTTACTGGACCGTCTTGGGACAAATCAGAAGAATTTTTACGTACTTTTTTAGACCATGTGCTTAAAGGAAAAAATTACGTTACAGGCAAAGTTGGAACACCTATTGATTTTATCACGTTTCATGCTAAAGGAAGTCCTAAAGTTGTTGATGGTTTTGTTCAAATGAATATGGGAACCCAACTAAGAGATATAAGTAAGGGTTTTGAAATTATAGCTTCTTATCCAGAATTTAAAAAATTACCAATAATAATTGGAGAATCAGACCCTGAAGGCTGCGCGGCTTGTTCAGAAGCCGATTACCCATATAATGCTTATAGAAATGGAACCATGTATGCTAGTTATACTGCTGCTTCATTCTCTAGAAAATATGAATTAGCAGACCACTATGGAGTCAATCTTTTAGGCGCAGTAACATGGGGGTTTGAATTTGAAGATCAGCCTTGGTATGCTGGATTTAGAGATATGGCTACAAATGGTGTCGACAAACCTGTTTTAAATGTTTTTAGAATGTTTGGAATGATGGGAGGTAAAAGGATTAAAGTTAATCAAGATAATCTTTCTTATAATTACTTAAAAGTTAGAGATGAAAGTGTGAGAAGTGAGAATCCTGATATTAATGCACTTGCATCAAAAAAAGAGCATTCAATATCAGTACTGGTTTGGAATTATCATGATAAAAATGATTTAAATGTACCATCTTCATCAATAAAAATTTTGATTGACAATATTCCAGCAACTCAAGTATTATTAAGCCATTACAGAATTGATCAAGAACTCAGCAATTCTTATACATTATGGAAAAAAATGGGATCACCTCAAAATCCAACAAAAAATCAAATTGAAAACCTTGTAAAGGCTGGTCAATTACACCTTTATTCTTCCCCTGAATGGATGCAGGTAAAAACAGGAAAAACAAAAGTTAACATGGAATTACCTAGGCAGGCAGTATCATTAATTACTTTAGAATGGTAA
- a CDS encoding alpha-L-arabinofuranosidase C-terminal domain-containing protein — translation MKFTLIKKTSICTILLSAFFGFSQQINLEVDLATTIAKIQPTMYGVFFEDINFAADGGLYAEMIKNRSFEFDNPFMGWIQPNSDRHSYNNNSGIASAVNYTGNPTNKNYIRVKVNNDKGYQLINEGFRGMGIKKDATYNLYLSALKKSGYIKTINVQFIDENGTVLGETSIVPTSPDWKDYTSQIVATKTEAKAQLKITFEGTGEIDLDMISLFPVDTWKGRKNGLRKDLVQLLYDMNPGFLRFPGGCIVEGRTLEQRYQWKKTVGPVEDREHLINRWNTEFSHKLTPDYFQSFGLGFFEYFLLSEDLGAEPLPILSCGMACQFNTGELVPMEELDPYIQDALDLIEFANGSIDTPWGKIRNSMGHPEPFNLKYIGVGNEQWGPDYIERYKAFAKAIKDKYPTMIIVSGSGPFPEGDYFEYGWEELKKLQAEIVDEHYYKPPQWFRDNATRYDSYDRKGPKIFAGEYAAQSVAIASPLNKNNWECALSEAAYMTGLERNAEIVHLTSYAPLMAHAEGWQWTPDMIWFNNLESYGTANYQVQKMYATNKGTDLLSITKEGKPVTGQGDLYATAAKDSNKKELIIKLVNTSNSNQNITVNLSGKKVSSKGTMTVLTSDSLVDENSFETPDKISPKESAFKLKGKKAIVDLQANSFVILKFKLI, via the coding sequence ATGAAATTTACACTAATTAAAAAAACCTCCATTTGTACCATTCTGTTGAGTGCATTTTTTGGATTTAGTCAACAAATCAATTTAGAAGTTGATTTAGCTACAACCATAGCTAAAATTCAACCAACCATGTACGGTGTGTTTTTTGAAGACATCAATTTTGCAGCCGATGGCGGTTTGTATGCCGAAATGATAAAAAACCGTTCATTTGAATTTGATAATCCGTTTATGGGATGGATTCAGCCCAATAGTGATCGTCATTCATATAACAATAATTCGGGTATCGCATCGGCAGTAAACTATACGGGAAATCCAACCAATAAAAACTACATTAGAGTTAAAGTAAATAACGATAAAGGGTATCAACTTATAAATGAAGGATTCCGTGGCATGGGAATAAAAAAAGATGCGACCTACAATCTTTACCTGTCTGCATTGAAAAAAAGTGGCTATATTAAAACAATAAACGTTCAATTTATTGATGAAAACGGAACTGTTTTAGGCGAAACAAGTATCGTTCCAACATCACCAGATTGGAAAGATTACACTTCACAAATAGTAGCTACAAAAACGGAAGCGAAGGCACAACTAAAAATCACTTTTGAAGGTACTGGCGAAATAGATCTGGATATGATTTCGTTATTTCCAGTAGATACTTGGAAAGGCAGAAAAAATGGTTTGCGAAAAGATTTGGTACAACTTTTATACGATATGAATCCTGGGTTTTTACGTTTCCCTGGTGGATGTATTGTTGAAGGAAGAACCTTAGAACAACGCTACCAATGGAAAAAAACGGTAGGTCCTGTTGAAGACAGAGAACACTTAATAAACCGATGGAATACCGAATTCTCACATAAATTGACCCCAGATTACTTTCAAAGTTTTGGATTGGGTTTTTTTGAATATTTCCTGTTATCAGAAGATTTAGGAGCAGAACCGTTGCCAATTTTAAGTTGTGGGATGGCTTGCCAATTTAATACAGGTGAGTTAGTACCTATGGAAGAATTAGATCCTTACATCCAAGATGCCTTGGATTTAATTGAATTTGCAAACGGTTCTATAGACACGCCTTGGGGCAAAATTAGAAACAGTATGGGGCATCCTGAACCTTTTAATTTAAAATACATTGGAGTAGGAAACGAACAATGGGGACCAGATTATATTGAACGTTACAAAGCTTTTGCAAAAGCAATAAAGGATAAATACCCAACAATGATTATTGTTTCAGGAAGTGGTCCTTTTCCTGAGGGCGATTATTTTGAATACGGTTGGGAAGAATTAAAAAAACTACAAGCTGAAATAGTTGATGAACACTATTACAAACCACCACAATGGTTTAGGGATAATGCAACGCGTTATGATAGTTATGATAGAAAAGGCCCTAAGATATTTGCTGGTGAATATGCTGCACAAAGTGTTGCGATTGCTAGCCCATTAAACAAGAATAATTGGGAATGCGCTTTATCTGAAGCCGCATATATGACAGGTTTAGAACGAAATGCCGAGATAGTGCATTTAACATCATACGCACCCCTTATGGCGCATGCTGAAGGTTGGCAATGGACACCGGATATGATTTGGTTTAACAATTTAGAATCGTATGGAACAGCAAACTATCAGGTGCAAAAAATGTATGCAACCAATAAAGGCACGGATTTGCTTTCTATAACTAAAGAAGGTAAACCTGTTACTGGTCAAGGGGATTTATACGCTACAGCTGCTAAAGATTCGAACAAAAAAGAGCTCATCATTAAATTGGTAAATACCTCAAACAGCAATCAAAATATTACAGTAAATCTATCTGGGAAAAAAGTAAGCTCTAAAGGCACAATGACCGTTTTAACAAGTGACAGTTTGGTCGATGAAAATTCTTTTGAAACACCTGATAAGATCAGTCCAAAAGAATCAGCTTTTAAATTAAAAGGCAAAAAAGCCATAGTAGATTTACAAGCAAACAGCTTCGTTATTTTAAAATTTAAATTGATATAA